In the Buchnera aphidicola (Periphyllus lyropictus) genome, AAAAAAAAAAAAATCCAAAAATACAACTAAAAAAATACGAAATATGGAATTACCAAGATCGTTTATATTGGATAAAAAAAAAACCAAAAATGAAAAATTATATTATATTTTGGAAATATCCATTTAAAAAATTAAAATTACCTAAAAATTTTGGAACATTAGAAATAAAAAATAAAAAATATACAAAAAAAAATTTTTACATAAAAAAACCAAAAAAATCACAAATTATTACTATAAAATTCCAAACAAAAAAAAAAATTAGAATTAAAAATAAAAAAAAAAAAATAAAAAAAATATACAATGAACTTAAAATTCCACCATGGAAAAGAAAAACTACACCACTTTTATTTTATAATAAAAAATTTATATCAGCTATTGGACTATTTGTAACAAAAAAAAAATATAATAAAAAAGAAAAAAATATATCTATTATATGGAAAAAAAATATTTCCTAAAAAACATATTTTAAAGAATCTGGTATTCTAGAATATAAATGATTAAATTTTAAGATTTTATGTTTAAATAAAGGTTTTTTTAATTCTTTTAAAAATAACTCTTTTCTTAAAAAATTCTCTACACGTTTACTTAAATCAGGCATAATAGGTTTTAACCATGTAATTATTACTCGAAATAAATTAATTCCCATTGTACAAATCAACTGAATTTTTTTATTATATTTATTAATTTTAGATAATTTCCAAGGACTATTTTTATCAATATAATTATTAGCTAAATTTACATATTTAATAACATTTCTAACAACTAAAGAAAATTCTCTATTCTTATAAAAATTATTAATTTTTTTTGTTTTATAAAAAAAACGATTATATAAATCTTTATCTAATAAAGTATTTCCTAAAAATCCATTAAAATTTTTATTTATAAAACTTGCACATCTAGACGCTAAATTTACAATTTTATTTACGATATCTGAATTAATTAAATTAATAAACTCCTCTAAATTAAAATTAATATCTTTAATAGAATTAGAAGATTTAGAAGCAAAAAAATATCTTAAACTATCAGAATCAAAATATTTTAACCAAGAACGTGCTGTAATTAATATATTTTTTGATTTAGAGAGTTTTTTTTTATTAAATTTAACATATCCATGAACAAAAATTTTATTTGGTTTTCTAAAATCAATAGCTTCTAAAAAAGCAGGCCAAAAAACGCTATGAAAATAAATTATATCTTTTCCAATAAAATGATATAATTTAGTTTTTTTAGAACATTTCCAAAAATCATTAAAAAAAAGATTTTTATTTTTTTTACACAATTTTTTAAAAGTACTAATATAACATATTGGAGCATCTAACCAGACATAAAAATATTTTTTAAAATAACCTGGAATTTCAAAACCAAAATAAGGAGAATCTCTTGAAATATCCCATTTTCTTAAACCATATTTAAACCATTCTTTAATTTTATTTTCTATTTGTTTATTTAATACACCAGAACTAATCCACAATTTTAATTTATTTTCAAAAACAGGAAGATCAAAAAATAAATGAGTAGATTTTTTTAAAATTGGAGAAGTATTTGATAATTCAGATTTAGGATTAATCAAATCTTTTGCATCATATACGGAACCACATAACTCACAATGATCTCCATATTGATTTTTTTTAAAACATTTAGGACATTTACCTTTAACTAATCTATCTGGAAGAAAAATATTCTTATAAATATCATATAATTGATAAATTTTTTTTTCTAATATATATCCTTTTTTTTTTAATTTTAAAAAAAATTTTTTAGATAAAATAAAATTTTCTTTACTATCTGTACTACTATAATAATCATGAGAAATATTAAAATTTAAAAAATCTGAAATATGTTCATTATAAATAAATCTAATAAGATCTTTTGGATTTATATTCATTTTTTTAGATTTTAACATAATAGGAGTTCCATGAGAATCATCAGCACAAATAAAAAAAATCTCTCGATTATTTATTTTGTGATATCTAACCCATATATCTGCTTGAATATGTTCTAATAAATGACCAATATGTATAGATCCATTTGCATATGGTAAAGCACAAGTAACAAGAATTTTTTTTTTATTCATAATATTTTTTATTTTAAATATATTTTTTTTAAAATTACATAAATTACATAATAAAAAATTTTATAAAAATTTAATTTTTTCTTTGTTTTTTTTTTTTATTTTTTTTTTTAAATTTAAAAAAAATTTATATATAAAATTACTCCTTATAAATTAAACTAGAAAGTATTCCAGATTGATTTAAATATTTAGAATGTTTTCTATAATTATATGGTCTTCTAGAAACACCAGAAAGAATTTCAAAACTTAAAGCTGCAATAGCCATACCTGGACTTAAACCTAAAATATGTTCTCCTGCATTAAAAAATTCTAAAACTATATTTCCATTCCATCCTGGATCAATACGATGCGAAGTCATATGAACCATTAATCCTAATCTTGCTAAAGAAGAACGACCGTCTAACCATCCAACTAAATTATTTGGAGTAGATATTCTTTCGACTGTCATTCCTAAAACAAATTTTTTTGGTTTTAAAAGAAATGATTTTCCTTCAGGAATATATATTTCATTACTAATATGTTCTTTTAAAGAAGATTTTATTTTCTTAGGAGATCCCCCTAAATCAATAATTTTTTTAGAATAATTTTTAAATATTCTAAAATTTTTACTTAAATGAACATCAATAGTAGCGCCATTAATTTCTTTAAAATTTAATAAAGGATCAATAATTAATTTTTTTTTAATGATCCATTTCTCAATATCAACATCACATAATCTCATTATAATTTTTTAACCTAAATAAAAAGTTTTATATAAATTACATGAATAAATAATAAATATTTAAAAAATATTAATTCATATATTTTTTTTTAAAAAATATTATTAAAAAATTTTTTATAATTTTACAAATTTCATTGTATAATTATTTTCTTAATATAATACTAATATAAACTATAACATGTTCTATATTTTAAAAAAATATATTTTTTAATATTTTAATTTTTTATATTAAATAATACCAAGTTATTTTAAAAATTCAATATATTAGAAAAGTTTTAAACTAATTATTTATATGATACGATCAACTATATTTTAACAAAAAAAAGAAAAATATGAAAAAAAATAAAAAAAAATACAAAATAGCAATACTTCCAGGAGATGGAATTGGACCAGAAGTAATGAAAGAAACTTATAAAATAATTAAAATAGTAAAAGAAAAATTTTTAATAAATTTAAAAACAAAAGAATATGATATCGGGGGAGTTGCTATTGATAAACATGGAATTGCATTACCTAAAAAAACTTTAAACGGATGTAAAAATTCTGATGCTATTTTATTAGGATCTATTGGAGGACCTAAATGGGATAAATTATCTTCAAAAAAAAGACCTGAAACATCTGCTTTATTATCTATAAGAAAATACTTTAAATTTTTTATAAATTTTAGACCGGCAAATTTATATAAGAAATTATATTATCTATCTCCATTAAAAAAAAATATTTCAAAAAAAGGATTTAATATTTTATGTATTAGAGAATTAATCGGAGGAATATATTTTGGAAAACCTTCAAAAGAAATAAAAAATAAAAAAGAACATTATGCATTAGATACTTCTATATATAAAAAAAAAGAAATAGTTAAAATAGCAAAAATAGCATTTAAAACTGCATTAAAAAGAAAAAGAAAAATAACATCTATTGATAAAGCAAATGTTTTAAAAACATCAAAATTATGGAGAAAAACAGTAAATGAAGTATCTAAAAATTATCCTACAGTAAAAATTTCTCATTTATATTTTGATAATGCAATTATGCAAATTATAAAAAATCCAAGTCAATTTGACGTTATTTTATGTCCAAATTTAATTGGAGATGTTATATCAGACGAATGTGGAATTTTAACAGGATCTATAGGAATGCTACCATCAGCAAGTTTAAATTCAAAAAAATTTGGATTATATGAACCAGCTGGTGGATCAGCTCCAGATATAAAAGGAAAAAATATAGCAAATCCAATTGCTCAAATTTTATCTTTTTCTATGCTATTAAAATATAGTTTAAAATTAAATCATATATCTAAATTAATAAATTTATCAGTAAAAAAAACATTAATGAAAGGATTTAAAACATTTGATTTATCTGATGGAAAAAAATTTATTACTACTAAACAAATGGGAAATGAAATCTCAAAATCTCTAATAGAAGAATATAAAAATGAAAAAAACATTATATCAAAAAATATATAATTCACATTTAATTAATTCAGATGAAAATAATCCAATTATATATATAGATCTTCATTTAATTCATGAAGTAACTTCTCCTCAAGCTTTTCATTCTCTAAAAATAAATAATAGATCTGTAAGAAGACCTGATAAAACTTTTGCTACAATGGATCATAATGTTTCTACTATTAAAAAAAAAATTTCTGCTTCTGGAAAAATGGCAGAAATTCAAATGAAACAATTAATAAAAAATTGCAAAAAATCTAATATACCTTTATATGATATTTCTCATAAAAAACAAGGAATAGTGCATGTAATAGCTCCAGAACAAGGTATGATATTACCTGGAATGACAGTAGTATGTGGAGACTCTCACACATCTACTAATGGAGCCTTTGGAGCTTTATCATTTGGAATTGGAACATCAGAAGTAGAACATGTATTAGCTACACAAACAATACAAGAAAAAAAATTTAAAAATATGAAAATTAAAGTTAAAGGGAAACGTAAAAAAGGAATAACAGCTAAAGATATCATATTATATATAATAAGAAAAGTTGGATCTTCAGGAGGAATAGGATATGTTATTGAATTTTGTGGAAATGTAATAAAAAATTGTACTATGGAAGAAAGAATGACAATTTGTAATATGACAATAGAAATGGGAGCTAAAGCTGGAATTATAAAACCAGATAAAATTACTTTTAATTACTTAAAGAAAAAGCTTTTTTCTCCTAAAAAAAAAAATTGGATTAAATCTTTAAAATATTGGAAAACATTAAAATCAGATAAAAATGCTTATTTTGAAAAAAAAATAAATATAGATATTACTTCTTTAAAACCTCAGATAACGTGGGGAACAAATCTTGATCAAATTATTTCTATTGATCAAAAAACTCCTAAATTAAAATATTTCAAAAATAAAAATCAATTAAAATCAGCAAAAAAAGCTTTTTTGTACATGAATATAAAACCTAATTCTTATTTAAAAAATTTAAAAATAAACAAAGTTTTTATTGGATCATGCACTAATTCAAGAATTGAAGATCTTAGAGAAGTTTCAAAAATAATAAAAGGAAAAAAAATCAATAAAAATGTACAAGCTATAATTGTCCCAGGATCTAACCCAGTTAAAAAACAAGCTGAAAAAGAAGGATTACATAAAATTTTTATAAAATCAGGTTTTGAATGGAGAAATCCTGGATGTTCAATGTGTTTAGGAATGAATAAAGATCGATTAAAAAACGGAGAAAGATGTGCTTCTACTAGTAATAGAAATTTTGAAGGGAGACAAGGAAGAGGAGGAAGAACACATTTAGTAAGTCCATCTATGGCTGCAGCATCTGCAATTTTTGGTTATTTTGTAGATGTTAGAAAATTATATAAAAAAAGGAAAATTTTATGAAAAAATTTGAAATACATGAAGGAATTATTACTCCTATTAATATTATGAATATTGATACAGATATAATAATACCTAAACAATTTCTAAAAAAAACAACAAAAGAAGGATTTGGAAAAAATCTTTTTTATAATTGGAGATTTTTAGATAAAAAAAAAAAAATTAATAAAAAATTTATTTTAAATAAAAAAAAATATAAAAAATCTAGTATATTAATTACAGGAAAAAATTTTGGTTGTGGATCTTCAAGAGAACATGCAGTATGGGCATTAATGGATTATGGATACCGAGTTATTATTTCATCAAAATTTTCAGATATTTTCTATAACAATAGTATAAATAATAATTTATTACTTATTAAATTATCTGAAAAAAAAATTCAAGAAATAATTTCTATAATTAAAAAAAATAAAATTTATAAATGTAAAATAAATTTAATTAGTAAAAAAATTATTTTAAATAAAATAAAATATAATTTTAAAATTAATAAATTTTATCGATTTAAATTATTAAAAGGATTAGATAAAATTGATTTAACATTAAAAAAAATAAAAAAAATTATAAATTATGAAAAGAAAAAAATACCAGAATATTTAGAAAAAAGAAAATTATTTTCCTAATAACAAAAAATTAATTAATATATAAAAATTTATATACAAACTAATAAAAAATTTTTTATTAAAAAATTTTATATAAGAAGAATAAATGAAAGAAAAAATTATTATTTTTGATACAACTCTTCGTGATGGAGAACAATCTCTAAAAAGTAGTTTAAATACAAAAGAAAAAATAGAAATAGCATTAGCTTTAGAAGAAATGAAAATTGATGTAATAGAAGTAGGATTTCCAATATCTTCACCTGGAGATTTTAAATCTGTACAAGAAATAAGTAAAAATATTAAAAAAAGTACTATATGCAGTTTAGCTAGATGTGTAGAAAAAGATATAAAAATTGCAGCAAAAGCCATGTCTAAATTAGAAAATTTTAGAATTCATTTATTTTTAGGTACTTCAAAATTACATATTGAATCTAAATTAAGAAAAAATTTTAAAGATATACAAAAAATGGCTATAAAATCTATTAAAATAGCTAAAAAATACACTGATGATATAGAATTTTCATGCGAAGACGCAGGAAGAACATCTATTGATAACTTATGTAAAATAGTAGAACTACTAATAAAAAATGGAGTAAAAACTATAAATATCCCAGATACAGTAGGATATACTATTCCAAATGAATTTAGTAAAATTATTAAAACACTATATCAACGTGTACCTAATATTGATAAAACAATTATTTCAGTACATTGTCATAATGATTTAGGAATGGCAGTAGGAAATTCTATTTCAGCAATACAAGCTGGAGCTCGTCAAATAGAAGGAACAATTACTGGAGTAGGAGAAAGAGCAGGAAATACAGCATTAGAAGAAATTATAATGGCAATAAAAACTAGACAGAAATTATTAAATTTTTTTACTCAAATTAATCATAAAAAAATCTATAGAACTAGTAAAATAATTAGTAAAATATGTAATATTTCAATACCAGTAAATAAAGCTATAATAGGTAAAAACGCTTTTTCTCATTCTTCAGGAATTCACCAAGACGGAATAATAAAAAATAGAAAAAATTATGAAATTATATCTCCAAAAGAAATAGGATTAAAAAATAAAAAATTTAATTTAACATCCAGATCAGGTAGAGCTGCAGTTAAACAAAGAATGAAAGAAATGGGATATAAAAAAAAATATTATAATTTAACAAAATTATATAAAAATTTCTTAAAATTAGCTGATAAAAAAGGACAAATATTTGATTATGATTTAGAATCATTAGCTTTTAAAAAATCCAAAAAATTTAAAAAAAATTATTTTATTTTAAAAAAATTTAAAATTACTTTTAAAAATAAAAATAAAACAAAAATTTATATTAATATACTTTGTGGAAAAAAAATAAAAAAATATATAAATAAAACAAAAAATGAAATAATTAATGAAATATGTAAAGGATTAAATAAAATTACAAAAATAAATGTTAAATTAAACAATTTTAAAATAATTTCTATAATAAAAAATAAAAATTTATTAGAAAAAATAAATATTTGTATGAAATATAAAAAAAAGAAATTTTATGCAACTAAAATAAATAAAAATATAAATAAAACAATAATAAAAATAATGTTAAAAATTTATAATACTATTTGGAATTCTAAAAAAATAAAAAAAATAACAAAAAAATATAAAATTAAATAGAAAATAAAACCTTCTTAGGTAAAATATCATTAAAATTTTTCTAAGAAGGTTTTTTTTAAGAATATTATATAAAATTTAAAAAAAAATAAAATATTAAAAAAATTATTATTTTTATTTAAAAAAAATATAATTAAAAAATATCTAAATCTATTTTAACCAATTAGTATGAAAAATTCCATTTTTATCTATTCTTAAATAAGTATGAGCTCCAAAATAATCTCTTTGAGCTTGTATTAAATTAGAGGGAAGAATAGAAGATCTATAAGAATCATAATATGAAATAGCAGCAGAAAATGCAGGAACAGGTATTCCATGGATAATTGAATAAGATACAATTTTTCTTAAAGATTTTTGATATATATTAGATATTTCTGTAAAATATGAAGTTAATAACAAATTTTTTAAATTATTATTTTTTTTATAAGCACGAATAATTTCTTTTAAAAAATTAGCTCGAATAATACATCCAGCTCTAAATATTTTTGAAATATTAGAATAATTTAAATTCCAATTATATTTTTTTGAAGCTGATTGTAATTGAGAAAATCCTTGAGCATAAGAAATAATTTTTCCTAAATATAAAGAACGTCTAACATGTTCGATAAATTTTTTTTTATTTAAAATTTTTTTATATTTTTTTGGTCCATATAAAATTTGTGATGCTAATGTTCTTTGTAATTTTAAAGAAGATAAATATCTAAAAAAAACAGACTGAGTAATTAAAGATAATGGTTCATTTAAATCTAAAGAACTTTTACTAGTCCATTTTCCAGTACCTTTATTTTCTGCTTTGTCTAAAATATAATCTAAAATATATTTATTTGAAGAATCTTTTTTTAAAAAAATTTTTTGAGTAATTTCAATTAAATAACTTTTTAATTCTCCTGTATTCCATTTTAAAAAAATACTAGATAATTCTTTATTACTTAAATTTAAAGAATTTTTTAATATAAAATAAGATTCAGCAATTAATTGCATATCTCCATATTCAATCCCATTATGCACCATTTTTACATAATGACCTGAACCATTAGGACCAATATAACAAACACATGGAAAATTTTTTTTTGTTTTTGCGGAGATTTTTTTAAATAAATTAGAAACTTTAGAATAAGATTTAAAATCTCCTCCAGGCATTATTGAAGGTCCATTTAAAGCTCCTTCTTCTCCTCCAGATATTCCAACTCCTAAAAAATTTAAACCTATTTTACTTAATTTAGAATTTCTCTTAATAGTATCTTTATAAAAACTATTTCCTCCATCAATAATTATATCTTTTTTACTTAAATACGGTATTATAGAATTAATTGTTTGATCCGTAGCTTTTCCAGATTGAACCATTAATAAAATTATTCTAGGTTTTTTTAACGATAAAATAAAATCTTTTATATTAAAAAAAGGAAAAATATTTTTTTTTTTATAATTCAATATAACTTCTTTAGTTTTCTCTTTTGATCGATTAAAAATTGAAACAGAATATTTTTTATTAGCTATATTTAACGCTAAATTTCTTCCCATAACAGCCATTCCTAAAACTCCAATGTCATTTAAAAACATCATTTTTTCCTTTTTTTTTTATATTTTTTAAATTTTTTATTATTATAAAATAAAATTTATATTTATAAATTAAAAAATTTATAAAATTATATATAAAAAATTATTAAAATATTATTTTTTTAATTTTTTTTAAAATATCTGAAAATTTTAAATTTACATGATGTACTAAAACTAGTAAATAATATAATAAATCACTATATTCATTAATAATTTCTTTTTTATTTTCAGATAAAGAAAAAACAATTAATTCTATAGCTTCTTCTCTAACTTTTTTAGAAATTCTATTAATACATTTTTTGTATAAAGAACAAGTATAAAAATTATTTTTAAGAATTTTTTTTTTTAATTTTCTAATATTTTTTCTAATTCTAAAATAAAAGATATATTTTTATTTTTTTAAAATAAAACAACTATTATTATTTAAATGACACTTTTTTCCTATAGATTTAACTAAAATCAATAATGAATCTTAATCAAAATCTTAAATTTTAACAACTTTAAGATAATTTTAGAAGTTTATGATTTAGTTGATAAACAATTTTTTGTATGAGAAAAACTTAAGAAATTAGTATTAAAAGTTTTTTTAAAGACTTTTTATTCATATAACCATGAATTAGCACTTTATTTTGTACAAATAATATTAAGAAATAAAAGGAATTAATCCATTAGCTTTTTTCCAATCTAAATTTTTTACTATTTCTTTTATTTTTAACATTTTCTAATCTCAATATTTTTACTAAATAAAATTTTTTTTAAATAAGGTATATAAATAATTTTTTCATGAAAAACAGATGAAGCTAAAGATCCATCCACATTTGAAAATTTAAAAACATCATAAAAATGATTAATATTACCAGCACCACCAGAAGCAATTAAAGGAACTTTACAAATATTTCTTATTTCACATAATTGTTTAAGATCATATCCATTTTTCATTCCATATTGATCTATAGAATTTAAAACAATTTCTCCAGCTCCTAATTTTTGAACTTTTTCAACCCAAAAACAAGTTTCTAAATCAGTTTTTTTTATAAAATTTTTATCTCTTATATATTTATTTACAAAATATTTTTTTTCTTTTGGACAATAAAAAGAATCAATACCTACCACTACAGATTGAACTCCAAATTTTTCTGCAATTTCACTAATTAAATAAGGATTTTTAATAGCATAAGAATTAATAGATACTTTATCTGCACCATAACATAAAACTTTTTTAGCATCTTGAAAATTTTTTATTCCTCCACCTACACAAAAAGGAATATTTATTATTTCTGAAACCATAGAAATCCAATTCTTATTAACTAAAGTATTTTTAATAGATGAAGAGATATCATAAAAAAATAATTCATCAGCTCCTTCTTTTATATATCTATTTGATAAAGATAATATATTTCCAATAATTTTATAATTTTTAAATTGAAATCTTTTCACAACTAATCCATTTTTTACATCAAGACATGGAATTATTCTTTTTGAAAGCATTTAATAGCCTCAGATAAAGTAAATTTATTTTATAAAAATGCTTTTCCAATTATAATATTCTTAATTCCAACTTTTTTAAATTTACAATATCTTCTAAACTAACTACTCCTTTAGAAACTTTAAAAGAAATATTAGGAAATTTTTTTATCAATTCTAAATATAAAAATATATTTGAACTATTTAAAATCCCATTTTTAGAAATATCTTTAGATAAAATACATTTTATTCCAATTTTAGAAAAATTTTTAATAATTTTTTTCAATTTTAATTCAAGTATTATTAGTCTAACGTGAAATAACTACTTCTTTTATATTATTTTTTATAATAACATCTAATGCTAACATAATACAATTAGAGCTATATTTATTAATTTAATTTTTTACTTTATTAAAATTTATAATTTCTAAAGATCCTATAATTGCTTTTTTAAATCCTAAAAAAAATTAAATTTCCTATATCTTTATCAGTTCTTATACCTCCTCTGATTTAAATATTAATATTAAAAATATTAAACATATTTTTTAA is a window encoding:
- the metG gene encoding methionine--tRNA ligase is translated as MFKIKNIMNKKKILVTCALPYANGSIHIGHLLEHIQADIWVRYHKINNREIFFICADDSHGTPIMLKSKKMNINPKDLIRFIYNEHISDFLNFNISHDYYSSTDSKENFILSKKFFLKLKKKGYILEKKIYQLYDIYKNIFLPDRLVKGKCPKCFKKNQYGDHCELCGSVYDAKDLINPKSELSNTSPILKKSTHLFFDLPVFENKLKLWISSGVLNKQIENKIKEWFKYGLRKWDISRDSPYFGFEIPGYFKKYFYVWLDAPICYISTFKKLCKKNKNLFFNDFWKCSKKTKLYHFIGKDIIYFHSVFWPAFLEAIDFRKPNKIFVHGYVKFNKKKLSKSKNILITARSWLKYFDSDSLRYFFASKSSNSIKDINFNLEEFINLINSDIVNKIVNLASRCASFINKNFNGFLGNTLLDKDLYNRFFYKTKKINNFYKNREFSLVVRNVIKYVNLANNYIDKNSPWKLSKINKYNKKIQLICTMGINLFRVIITWLKPIMPDLSKRVENFLRKELFLKELKKPLFKHKILKFNHLYSRIPDSLKYVF
- the dcd gene encoding dCTP deaminase encodes the protein MRLCDVDIEKWIIKKKLIIDPLLNFKEINGATIDVHLSKNFRIFKNYSKKIIDLGGSPKKIKSSLKEHISNEIYIPEGKSFLLKPKKFVLGMTVERISTPNNLVGWLDGRSSLARLGLMVHMTSHRIDPGWNGNIVLEFFNAGEHILGLSPGMAIAALSFEILSGVSRRPYNYRKHSKYLNQSGILSSLIYKE
- the leuB gene encoding 3-isopropylmalate dehydrogenase; protein product: MKKNKKKYKIAILPGDGIGPEVMKETYKIIKIVKEKFLINLKTKEYDIGGVAIDKHGIALPKKTLNGCKNSDAILLGSIGGPKWDKLSSKKRPETSALLSIRKYFKFFINFRPANLYKKLYYLSPLKKNISKKGFNILCIRELIGGIYFGKPSKEIKNKKEHYALDTSIYKKKEIVKIAKIAFKTALKRKRKITSIDKANVLKTSKLWRKTVNEVSKNYPTVKISHLYFDNAIMQIIKNPSQFDVILCPNLIGDVISDECGILTGSIGMLPSASLNSKKFGLYEPAGGSAPDIKGKNIANPIAQILSFSMLLKYSLKLNHISKLINLSVKKTLMKGFKTFDLSDGKKFITTKQMGNEISKSLIEEYKNEKNIISKNI
- the leuC gene encoding 3-isopropylmalate dehydratase large subunit, coding for MKKTLYQKIYNSHLINSDENNPIIYIDLHLIHEVTSPQAFHSLKINNRSVRRPDKTFATMDHNVSTIKKKISASGKMAEIQMKQLIKNCKKSNIPLYDISHKKQGIVHVIAPEQGMILPGMTVVCGDSHTSTNGAFGALSFGIGTSEVEHVLATQTIQEKKFKNMKIKVKGKRKKGITAKDIILYIIRKVGSSGGIGYVIEFCGNVIKNCTMEERMTICNMTIEMGAKAGIIKPDKITFNYLKKKLFSPKKKNWIKSLKYWKTLKSDKNAYFEKKINIDITSLKPQITWGTNLDQIISIDQKTPKLKYFKNKNQLKSAKKAFLYMNIKPNSYLKNLKINKVFIGSCTNSRIEDLREVSKIIKGKKINKNVQAIIVPGSNPVKKQAEKEGLHKIFIKSGFEWRNPGCSMCLGMNKDRLKNGERCASTSNRNFEGRQGRGGRTHLVSPSMAAASAIFGYFVDVRKLYKKRKIL
- the leuD gene encoding 3-isopropylmalate dehydratase small subunit produces the protein MKKFEIHEGIITPINIMNIDTDIIIPKQFLKKTTKEGFGKNLFYNWRFLDKKKKINKKFILNKKKYKKSSILITGKNFGCGSSREHAVWALMDYGYRVIISSKFSDIFYNNSINNNLLLIKLSEKKIQEIISIIKKNKIYKCKINLISKKIILNKIKYNFKINKFYRFKLLKGLDKIDLTLKKIKKIINYEKKKIPEYLEKRKLFS
- the leuA gene encoding 2-isopropylmalate synthase, which encodes MKEKIIIFDTTLRDGEQSLKSSLNTKEKIEIALALEEMKIDVIEVGFPISSPGDFKSVQEISKNIKKSTICSLARCVEKDIKIAAKAMSKLENFRIHLFLGTSKLHIESKLRKNFKDIQKMAIKSIKIAKKYTDDIEFSCEDAGRTSIDNLCKIVELLIKNGVKTINIPDTVGYTIPNEFSKIIKTLYQRVPNIDKTIISVHCHNDLGMAVGNSISAIQAGARQIEGTITGVGERAGNTALEEIIMAIKTRQKLLNFFTQINHKKIYRTSKIISKICNISIPVNKAIIGKNAFSHSSGIHQDGIIKNRKNYEIISPKEIGLKNKKFNLTSRSGRAAVKQRMKEMGYKKKYYNLTKLYKNFLKLADKKGQIFDYDLESLAFKKSKKFKKNYFILKKFKITFKNKNKTKIYINILCGKKIKKYINKTKNEIINEICKGLNKITKINVKLNNFKIISIIKNKNLLEKINICMKYKKKKFYATKINKNINKTIIKIMLKIYNTIWNSKKIKKITKKYKIK
- the gndA gene encoding NADP-dependent phosphogluconate dehydrogenase; amino-acid sequence: MFLNDIGVLGMAVMGRNLALNIANKKYSVSIFNRSKEKTKEVILNYKKKNIFPFFNIKDFILSLKKPRIILLMVQSGKATDQTINSIIPYLSKKDIIIDGGNSFYKDTIKRNSKLSKIGLNFLGVGISGGEEGALNGPSIMPGGDFKSYSKVSNLFKKISAKTKKNFPCVCYIGPNGSGHYVKMVHNGIEYGDMQLIAESYFILKNSLNLSNKELSSIFLKWNTGELKSYLIEITQKIFLKKDSSNKYILDYILDKAENKGTGKWTSKSSLDLNEPLSLITQSVFFRYLSSLKLQRTLASQILYGPKKYKKILNKKKFIEHVRRSLYLGKIISYAQGFSQLQSASKKYNWNLNYSNISKIFRAGCIIRANFLKEIIRAYKKNNNLKNLLLTSYFTEISNIYQKSLRKIVSYSIIHGIPVPAFSAAISYYDSYRSSILPSNLIQAQRDYFGAHTYLRIDKNGIFHTNWLK
- the hisE gene encoding phosphoribosyl-ATP diphosphatase, with the protein product MFYFRIRKNIRKLKKKILKNNFYTCSLYKKCINRISKKVREEAIELIVFSLSENKKEIINEYSDLLYYLLVLVHHVNLKFSDILKKIKKIIF
- the hisF gene encoding imidazole glycerol phosphate synthase subunit HisF; protein product: MLSKRIIPCLDVKNGLVVKRFQFKNYKIIGNILSLSNRYIKEGADELFFYDISSSIKNTLVNKNWISMVSEIINIPFCVGGGIKNFQDAKKVLCYGADKVSINSYAIKNPYLISEIAEKFGVQSVVVGIDSFYCPKEKKYFVNKYIRDKNFIKKTDLETCFWVEKVQKLGAGEIVLNSIDQYGMKNGYDLKQLCEIRNICKVPLIASGGAGNINHFYDVFKFSNVDGSLASSVFHEKIIYIPYLKKILFSKNIEIRKC
- a CDS encoding HisA/HisF-related TIM barrel protein — encoded protein: MKKIIKNFSKIGIKCILSKDISKNGILNSSNIFLYLELIKKFPNISFKVSKGVVSLEDIVNLKKLELRIL